GACGCGTAGGCTTTTTGAGCACTGTCTGCATCAAGCGGCAGTAGCAAAGATGAACCCGGGGCCTTGGCGAgggcagagcagagagcaggGCGACGAGACAGCTGATCTGCCAAGCGGAAAGGCCCCTCTGCCCCTGCCCTTCCCTGACGGTCAAAGCGTCTAAGACTCGTACTTCCATGTAATTaaacaaacaagtaatgcctacTACTGCCTTTTTTGACTCACTTGATACAAACAGTCTCCATGCACTTTCTtagggcctgttcgtttcctactaactaaactttagacccatcacatcaaagagaatcttgatatttagaagtattaaataaaatctgtttataaaactttttgcacagctaggtgctaattcgcgagacaaatttaatgagcctaattaatccataatttgccacagtgatgctacagtaattattcgctaatcatggactaatatacctcattagattcgtctcgggaattagcactagggttctgcaattagttttgtaattagactttatttaatacttctaaatgataagattctctttgatgtgacctctCTAAAGTTTAGGTAtccggaaacgaacacacccttactATGTGATAATGTGAATAAGGATGTGTTCGTTTCCTgtggtctaaagtttagagaggtcacatcaaagacaatcttatcatttagaagtattaaataaaatctaattacaaaactaattgcagaaccccaggctaattcgcgagacgaatctaacgaggtatattaatccatgattagcggatgattactgtagtatcactgtggcaaattatagattaattaggctcattaaatttgtctcgcgaattagcacccatctgtgcaaaaagttttataattagactttatttagtacttctaaatgacaaaaTTCTCTTTGATACGATGGGTCTATAATTTAAAGGGcaggaaacgaacgcaccctagcAAGATTATCACTCAAGTCCGAAGATACACGAGTATCTCTGACTGACTGAGACCGATACACGTGAAGCGTCATGACAAAAGAGTACTTGCTCCTCTCTGGCCCCAACACATGGATTCTCtagttttgtttttttttaaaaaaaaagcttCTAGTTTTGGTTTCGGAGGACCATATCCAGATATGCTCACATACTTACCCATGCGCATTAGTATCTAATAACATAAATCTAGCTAGGATTACTGCTCATAATCTCTCTTTATCTTTACTGTGGCGACCTTTGGTGGTGGTGCCCCATTGGCCCCCCATGAGCCATGTGAAGGAATGCTAAAGGACAAGGCGAAAGAGAGAGAACAATATCTGGTCGTCTGTCTGATGGCTACCAGTGTCACCAGCGCTGCAGCGCCGGTGCGGAGGGAGGCACACTGCATCGCGCTCGCAGGTCGCCTGGTCCCTCCTTCCAGCTCTGTCCatgtcgccggccggccggccggaactGTGGGGCTTTCTCTCTTCCAGGACCACGGCGGAGGACCTGCTCCCCGCTAGTACGGCGCCTCGAGCCTTCTTTTTTGCCCTTTCGCCAGCGTCTTTTTCCTGCGCCGGGCGGTAAGGCTTTGATCTCTGCAGTCTGCAGCGTGCTGCTCCGAGATCTGAACGCATGCTCTCGGGTTCTTTACTTTGGGGAGCTTTTGCTGGCGGAAAGCATCGTTCTTCTGTTGCAGCACAGCACGGTGACCGCCACACGGGCCATGGCATGTAGGCATGAGCTTTCCGACTTGCCGACGCATTTTTCGTTGGTGGAAAGAACAAAGAAGAATGCAAGAACATCACCAATTGTACAGTTTTTTAACTGTGGATTCGTGTCATCTAGAGCATATGTGACGGTTTATGCGTACAGTGGCATGTCCAGTGAGTGTCACAGCTAGCGAATACTCAACGTTTGGCAGAGCAGTTGATTGAAATGCCACAGCCTCCCATTCGGGAGAATAGAAGCAAATGCAGGAATCGGAGATGGGCAGCAATCACGGGATCTACAGAGCTTGGAAAGAACCAAAAACAACCCAGTGGCTCTCCTCAGGAATGGTGCGTACCTCCGTTGAGCCAGAGCAAGAGCGGCTTCTTCTCCGGCTCCCGCTCGGCCTCGAAGAACCAGTAGAAGAGCGCcttgccgccgcccgagccgacGTCGACGTAGCCGGCGTAATGCCTGAACCCGACCGCCGGCTGCCCGGGCAGCCCGGTCACGAGGTCGGCCTCCGGCCGCGGGCTCCTTCGTGGCGCGCCGCTGGCCGCCGCATCCGAGGCCGTGGCCAGCGCGAGCGTGAGCACCGCCACGACCGCAGCCACCGCCATGGTCGTTTCTACGGGCAAGCGCCGGCGTGCGGCAGTGTGATCTGCGCCTCTGCGCGTTTGAGGGATGAGGAGGCGGCGTGGGGAAATGGGGAGGGAAGGGCGGTTTAAAAGCAGGGGATGGCGTGGGGGGAATAAAGTGGAGGTGAGGGGGTTGGCAGTAAATGTTTCATTTTTAGCGCCGTAGTGGGGGCAGTTGAGAAATGAATTTGCTAGTATCCGCAGCATTGTACCTTCTTGGTTTTCTGGCTCACATCCAAAGTTTGCTTCCTACTTTGCCTCAAAAAAAGAAGTTCGATTTCTACTAACTGCGCGACAGAGAGGTTGTTTATTTGTACTTGGGCTTTTATGTGATCTATAGGAATCTACCATGTGAGCAGGTTCTGAATTCAAAGTGCAAGAGAATGCAATTTGTTTTTGTCTTGCACCGAGCGCTCCTACATTTCAAAAACGTCAACTGAAACAGTGATTCGAGTTGGTTGGCAGTTGGTGCGTCAATGGGATTGGACGTAGACACGTAGGGTATCAACCGTTTGGATCAAAGCACCAGCATTTTCGGTCGTGAAAAATATTCTAAAGCGACCCCTAAATCTCCATGTACATAACATTACCCCCATGTGTGCCAACACAAAATACCACCCTAAACAAGCTTCTAAATTACTAATTTTTGCCACTTAATATGAAAAAAAAACTAACTTCAAGTATGCTTGCTTGATGCCTGCCGACAAGAAAGTGAACGACCTAAATGAAGTTATGACGCATGGGCTACGACAAGCAGAGCACACGCATGGGCCGAATCACAAGGTAAGGGTGCGAAGGGCCGAACCACACGACGCGCTGGGCCGGGTGCGGCAGGCATGAGCCCTGTATGCCCAGCTCGCGGCAAAAaaagttttttaaaaaaatctcaCCTCTAAGTACAGCTTTCTTAGTCAGCAATAGACGCAACAAAACTGATAGGAAATGACACAGAGGTAGGCCGCACATCACTCTCCGCGTATCGTCATCATTATTGAGCAAACAAAAGACAAATCAGAGATCTGAACAAGCAGGTATAAATATCAAACACTGCACAATCGGATTTGCAGCAAGAAGGAAAACACGTAACATAATCGGTCGCCACTATGATTTTTTTACATACACAAGCTATATGTATTTACATCATGGGCGCCGATCCAACCAAGACCTGATGTTTTTACATCCAGATAAGCTGAATCAGGTCTAGCAAACCTGTTGTTCACAACAGCGTAGCCCCGATCACTAAGCGTGCAGGGAGCATCCGGATCAACTCACCTGGCCGGCTTCCCGAGCGCCGCCTCGAGCCGCTGGCAGTCGACGATGTAGGCGACGCCGAAGGCCATGTTGGCGAGCGTGGCCTCGTGCAGGTCCCGGGTGGCCGTGGCGGTGGCGTCGGCGGAGAAGAACACCCGGAACCCCCTCACGAACGCGTCCCGCGCGGTGGTCTCGCAGCACAGGTTGGTCATCAcgcccgccaccaccacctcctcggcgcccgcccgccgcagcgcctcctccagccccgtGCCGGCGAAGGCGCTGTACGTGCCCTTCTCCACCACGAGGTCCCCCTCGGCGCGCCCGGCGCCCGGGAGCAGCTCCGCCGCGGGCGTGCCGGCGTCGATGCGGTCGCTGGGCCACCACtcgccgagcgggcggcggcgcgggaccGGGTCCACGTGGCGCGTGTACACGACGGGCATGCCCGCGGCGCGGCAGAGCGAGACGGTGGAGGCGATCGCGGGCATGATCGGAGCCGCCAGCGACGCGAAGTGGCCCTGCACGTCGATGACGAGCAGCGCGGCCCTGCGGGGGTCCGGGTCGCGGCGGCGCGTCTCGTACACCATGTACGTGGCGGCGGGAGGCGGCATGGCGGGCGGTGGGATCCTGGCTGGTGGCTGCGAGATCTCCAGGGAATCGGGAGAAAGGGAGCAGAGGGCTTGGGAGGGTTCCGGAATCCGGGCGCGACAGGTGTCAGTGTCAGCACGGCCAGCAGCGCACGGCGTGAGAATGGTCTCACAAGATGTGACTTTTTTTTTTCAAGGAAACGTCGCACCAACGCATCTGTCGTTGTCGAGAGTATGGGCACGGTATCATTCTAGATAGAGAGTGACCGCACGTCCGCACCGTGCAGTGGCACGTGAGCCGTGGTCTATCTGCCACGTGAGGATTTTGCGCGGCTGCTCGCGTGCGTCGCTAACTTGCGTGGCAACCCGGGTAGGAACAGCCCGATTCTTTTCCTCTGATGGCTAGCTACAGTGTTGTCCTGTGCTCGAAGGCAGAGGATCAGAATTCGGCATTGCAGGCTGCAGCAGATCATGCGATGCAACTGATCGTCTTTATATCAGAAGAAAATAAAAGGATGGTAGAACCAAAACAAGCCTGGCCTGCAGGCGGAAGTCCAGCTTCAACTGTCACGGGCCAGGCCGAAGCAACACAGGACTTTTCCTAGTATCAGGCCCAAGTGAGGCCTGGGCATGGAAGCTCTCAGAAAGTCCCGACCCTGACAATGAAATGGATTCACGCATGGACGATCGCTGGCGCACTTCCATGCCGATCGACCATCAAACACAAATTAGACCATCACAAATTCTCAGCAAGTTAGGTGAAGAAAGCACACGATTTGGTGAAGTGGAGTAGAAGACAAAACAAGCCCGGGAACAGGTAGCGTAGCGTAGGTGGCTTTGGCGTGACTCCTGgagcgccgcgccgcggccAACAATCCTACGTCGCCCCACTCCGTGACGGTGCGAGCGCACGGTTTTCCCAGGGAAGGAAGAATAGCAGCAGCAGCTTTCGTGTCCAGGGGCACGTATCTTTCGTGCAGCGATCCTATGCCCAACCCCACACCACGCCACACCGGCGATGATCTTTGGAGACGCGCCCTCTTTTGCCAGCCCCAATCCTCATCAAAGCGCGGCACGCCTTTCAAGCTTTAACCCGAACATTGACGGCACGGTCCAGAGGCTAAGAACGTCCTGGGTAGGCGGAACGGTAAGTGTCAAGTGTGGCACGCCTTTCAAACTTTAAGCTGAACGTTGACGGCAACTTCAGAGACGTAGCAACCTCAAGTCGTGTACTGGCTCAGAGCCTCAGAGCACTGGAAAAGCTGTGCTCATGTACTGCGGTTCTTCAGTACAGCACTCTGAATTTTTCTGAGAAAGAAGACACTTGAACACGTCCGATTGACAGAGAGCAATCGCCCAAATTATCGGAACTTGGAAGACAGGGACTGAAGGACAGGCGGGAAAGGGGCGGTCTGCTGCTGTTGGCAGCACGGGCCATGAGGAAGATCCCCGATTTGATGCCTGGAGGGATGATTGGGATGGGAATAATTGTAGGATAGGGGCACTACAGCCTCGCGGAACAGCTAATCTCCCCTGTCGTTGGTCCAAGGTATCATCAGGCAAGTAAAGAAATGTAATAATACAATAAAGCCCGGCAAAGAAAGGAAAAGCGCCACAAGGAGGCGGATGTTGTTTTTGCCCACCAAGCACCACCTTTGTGAGCCAGGCCCACAGGCCGCGCTAAATGCTTCCAAAACACGAGCTCGAGGGCGGCGACTGCGTGTACAGTACCAGAGAAGATGACAGTCCAGTCCACAATCATTGCACCAACAATGCTGCTCCATGCCTGGGGATGTAATGGATTATTCTCCTTTCGACCACCGTAAATCCGAATCCACAATGGCATACATGCAGTATTGATTTTCTTGAGGGGAAAAAAGAATGCAATTTTTCAGAACCGACGGCTGGAAGTATTTGCGAGAGTACAGAGTAGATGCAACTATTTAACTCCCAGCTACCCGCCAGAATCGCGCATTCAAAACGCGTCCAAGTAGTGGAGCTCCCACGGCCAGGTAAGCCGGCGGTCCATGGGCCTGGTCCACGCGCCGCGTGCCCCGCAC
The sequence above is drawn from the Panicum hallii strain FIL2 chromosome 7, PHallii_v3.1, whole genome shotgun sequence genome and encodes:
- the LOC112900972 gene encoding nicotinamidase 2-like encodes the protein MPPPAATYMVYETRRRDPDPRRAALLVIDVQGHFASLAAPIMPAIASTVSLCRAAGMPVVYTRHVDPVPRRRPLGEWWPSDRIDAGTPAAELLPGAGRAEGDLVVEKGTYSAFAGTGLEEALRRAGAEEVVVAGVMTNLCCETTARDAFVRGFRVFFSADATATATRDLHEATLANMAFGVAYIVDCQRLEAALGKPARSWLDRRP